A genomic window from Anaerolineae bacterium includes:
- a CDS encoding 2-oxoglutarate oxidoreductase, whose translation MVEAEKQERIVFSRPKALTDTTTHYCPGCIHGIVHRLIAEAIDELGIQDRTIGIAPVGCSVLAYHYFDVDFAEAAHGRAPAMATGLKRVQPDKIVFTYQGDGDLAAIGTNEIIHAVNRGENITTFFINNAIYGMTGGQMAPTTLPGQVTTSTPFGRDVRAAGYPLRVCELMATLAGAAYVVRRTAINPREIRRLKKAIVTAFKVQMAGLGYSLVEVVSNCPTNWGMTPIESLEWLEKNMLPYYPLGDFKVAEGVENL comes from the coding sequence ATGGTCGAAGCGGAGAAGCAGGAACGCATCGTGTTCAGCCGGCCGAAGGCCTTGACGGATACCACCACCCATTACTGCCCGGGGTGCATTCACGGCATCGTACACCGCCTGATCGCCGAGGCGATTGATGAGCTGGGCATCCAGGACCGCACCATCGGCATCGCGCCGGTGGGGTGTTCGGTGCTGGCGTATCACTATTTCGACGTGGACTTCGCGGAGGCGGCGCACGGCCGGGCGCCGGCGATGGCAACTGGCCTCAAGCGCGTTCAGCCGGACAAGATCGTCTTTACCTATCAAGGGGATGGTGACCTCGCCGCCATTGGGACGAACGAGATCATCCATGCGGTCAACCGTGGCGAGAACATCACCACCTTTTTTATCAACAACGCCATTTATGGGATGACCGGCGGGCAGATGGCGCCGACGACCCTGCCCGGTCAGGTGACGACCTCAACGCCTTTCGGGCGGGATGTGCGCGCCGCCGGCTATCCCCTGCGGGTATGCGAGCTGATGGCGACCCTGGCGGGTGCGGCATACGTCGTGCGGCGCACCGCCATCAACCCGCGGGAGATCCGCCGGCTGAAGAAGGCCATCGTCACCGCTTTCAAGGTGCAGATGGCCGGCCTGGGCTACTCCCTGGTGGAGGTGGTATCCAACTGCCCGACCAACTGGGGCATGACGCCCATTGAGTCGCTGGAATGGCTCGAGAAGAACATGCTTCCGTACTATCCTCTGGGCGATTTCAAGGTCGCCGAAGGGGTGGAAAACCTGTGA